The stretch of DNA AGTCGGCTGAATGTCCAGGCCGCGCAGCGTTGCCAGGAGCTGATCGAGCGTCACCTCGCGCCGCGCCAGGGTAGAGATTGATTCATCCAGCGACTCAGCGCGGGGCTGCTCAGGCGTCGCCTTCTGCTCACGCCGGCGGTTGATGCGCGCGATCTGCACCTGCTCAGCCTTGTTGCGCAGATGAAAGCGGATGGTAAGCTGCTTGAGGGCGAAGTGGATTTCGCTCTCGCTCAGATCGGCCAGCGATGGATCCACCGCGCCTGTTTCGATCATGCGGGCGGCCGCCGCGCGAATGTGGCTGATGCGCCGATCGCGTGATCCCGCCTCCACCTCGTCAAGCCGCGCGTTGAGCCAGGTGATGTCCGCAGTGAGTGGCGAAGTCATGTATGACGGTAGCGAAGGGATCGGGGCGCGTCCCGATGCTGTGGCACGGCGTGGGACATCGGCGACAAATCGGCGCCCAGGCGCGCGTCACTCCACGTAAGACAACTTTCGCCGAGCCTGTCGGGATCAGATTCATACCGACGACACACGTCTGCATTCCATACCGCACTCGGGGCAGCGATCGGATGTTGAACGCAAGTCGTAGCCGCAGGCGGAACAACGACCTCGGAATGCGCGCCAGACTCCGCGTATCGGCCACGCGAGCCACAGCAATACTCCCGCGAGCAGGCCGAAGAGGATTGAGTCGGCGAAGAACCCGGGAAGGACTGGCTTGTACCCGAGGATGCGACGACTGAGATGAGTGCCGCGAGGGAACCAACCAATGTCGATGCCGTATCCCACGGTAATCGGATCGACCGAGAGATCGCCCTCCCACGGTGCGTCGATCGTGTTCATGAGCGCGAGGAACGGCCAGCCGCGCGCCATATCGGTGCGAATCTGCAGCGCCCCACTCGTTGCCGCGACTCGATCCTGCCGGAATCGACTCCATGCCGGAAGATCGTGCAGTCGATCAACCTGATAATCAACATCCTCGGCAAGGATGTCGCGAGGCCCCATCAAGTCGATCTCAGTGTACGCCACGCTGCCGAAGCCGTACTCGCGCAGGACGATGCTGACTGGGGTAGGCGATCCGGTGACTCCCGTAACTTCGTACTGATCCGAGCCAAGTGGATCCACCCACCAGGCGCACATCCAACTGACCAGCACTGTCGCGACCATTCCAAGGACAAACAGCACCGCACAGGTGAAAGTTGAGGGCGTACGCCCGAAGGTTCGCTGCAACTCGCGAATGTACGCTCGGACTGCTGTCATCAGTTTCTCGCTTACTTCGCAGCCCTACTTCCTCCGATTGTCCGGGCTCGCCTTCACCGGCTTGCGCGGCTGGGGCGGAACCTCGACGGGCTCTTCGGCGATGCGTTGCAGCAGATGCTCGATCGCCACGTCGAGCTGGGCGTCGGCGCCGTTGAACGTCTCGTGCGGCGGGTTGTCCACGATGATGTCCGGCTCCACGCCGCGACCCTCGATGAGCCACTCGCCCTCGGGGCCGTACACCCCGAACTCCGCCGCGGTGGCGATGCCGGTATCGACGAGCGCGTTGCTGCTGCTCAGCCAGATCTCGCCGCCCCAGGTGCGGGTGCCGATGACCTTGCCCAGCCCGAGCCGCCTGAAGCCCTCGGCGAACGCCTCGCCGTCGGATGCGGTCGATTCATCGCACAGCACGACCATATGCCCGTGGAAGGCGTACTGCATGTTCCACGCCGTCTCACCGTGGCGACCGGACCAGTACATCCACGCGCGGCGCATCAACTGACCGAGGATCCACGAGTCGATGTTGCCGCCGGTGTTGTGGCGCACGTCGATGATCAGGCCCTTGCGATCGAAGACGGGGAAAAAGTCGCGCGTCCACTGGCCGATGTCGCCGCCGCCCATCGAGCGCAGGTGCACGTAGCCGATTTCGCCATCGCCTTGTTCCTGCACCCGCTGGCGGCGGGTGTACTCCCACTCGTCGTAGCGCAGGTTGCGTTCGGCCTGCGAAGGGATCGGCTGGACTATCACATCGCGCTCGGTCGTGGCGTCGCCATCCTGGTGCACGACGCGGAGGCGCACCTGCTGGCCGGCCTTGTAGCGCAGCAGCGAGGCAAGATTGGCCCCAGGGTCGGCCAGCGACACGCCGTTGACCATGGTGATGAGATCGCCCTCGACTACGTCAACACCCGGCTCGTCGAGCGGGCTGCGCGACGACGGTTCATCGGGATCGGTCTCGTAGATGTGCTCGACTCGCCAGCCGCCGGCTTGCGCGTCGCGCACGAGGCGCGCGCCGAGTGTGGCGATGCCGATGCTCTCTTCGCCGCGGCGCAGATCGCCGCCGTAGACGAAGATGTGCAGAGCCGAGACCTCGCCGACCATCTGCGCCAGCAGGTCGCTCAGCTCGGCGCGCGTGGTGACGCGATCGACCAGCGGCAGGTATTTCTCGCGCATGGCCTGCCAGTCCACGCCATGCATGCCCGGGTCGTAGAAGTAGTCGCGCTCGAGGCGCCAGGCTTCGGTGAACATCTGCCGCCACTCGATGCGCGGGTCGAAGTTGAGCGCCCAGCCGCTGAGATTGACTTCGTTCTCGCTCTTGAGCGCGGCGCTGGCGCCGGCATCGACGACGTAAAGCGTCGAACCTTTGCGCAGCAGGATCTTCTTGCCATCTTTGGAGAGTTCGCCCATCGACACGCCGCTGGCGAATGTCTCAGGCTTGGGGCTCTTGTTGGTGATGCTCATCGTCTTCATCTCGGGTTGCTGGTCCGGCCCGGGCGGGCGCTCGAACCAGTAGAGCCGCTCACCGGCGATGAACAGTCCGGACATGTTCGCGGCGGCCACCGGCGCTTCGTACAGCCGCTCGGCCAGGCCGTCCCAGACGATGGTGAACGGCTCTTCCTCTTCCTTCTCGTCGGCATTGTCCTCTTCGGCTGGCTCCTGCGGACTCTCGGCAGGCGGCTCGGCCGTTTCGTCCTGCCGGGCCGGAGGATCGACGACTTCATCGGGCTGCTCAGTGGGCGCCGGCTGCTCCTGCTCTTCCTTTTTCTGCTCCTTCTCCTGCTGTTTCTTCTGCTTCTTCTCCGCCTCCTCCTGCTTCTTCTCTTCCTTGATCAGTTCGTTGTCGGGCGCGAAGGGTGAGCGCTGATCGAGCCCCAGCGCGAGGTAGTAGATCTTCGTCGTCTCGGGAAAGTACGGCTGCGGCGAGCGAGGACCCCAGGGCGAGCCGGTCCACGAGCGGAACGTGCGATCCGAGAGGAAATAGAGGCACTTGCCATCTTTGCTCCACGCCGGGCTGTAACTGTCGTATCGATCGCTCGTCACATCATGCACGGCGGCGCCTGTCACGTCGTAGATCTTCACCTGCTGAAACGTGTTGGGCGCCAGCGCGGAGTAGGCGAGATAGCGGCTGTCGGCCGACCAGGTCAGACCCGTG from Phycisphaerales bacterium encodes:
- a CDS encoding zinc ribbon domain-containing protein, whose translation is MTAVRAYIRELQRTFGRTPSTFTCAVLFVLGMVATVLVSWMCAWWVDPLGSDQYEVTGVTGSPTPVSIVLREYGFGSVAYTEIDLMGPRDILAEDVDYQVDRLHDLPAWSRFRQDRVAATSGALQIRTDMARGWPFLALMNTIDAPWEGDLSVDPITVGYGIDIGWFPRGTHLSRRILGYKPVLPGFFADSILFGLLAGVLLWLAWPIRGVWRAFRGRCSACGYDLRSTSDRCPECGMECRRVSSV
- a CDS encoding PDZ domain-containing protein, with protein sequence MNLNESAGLKSLLCSLLILLNVACAQRGRAGVQDAAATTAQVTSAPQRVEQAPVGYYQYPAVRGDLLVFCAEGDLWSVPLAGGRAGRLTTHHGDETNPAISFDGQWIAFTAQYEGPTEVYVMPATGGLPTRLTFDGMRDYVVGWTRDGKVMYRTSAYSTLPGHQLATVDPESLEVTLLPLAQASQGVFDEAGRTLFFTRFAFQGSHTKRYAGGTAQDLWRYNLGDEEAAPLTADYDGTSRDAMWARGRVYFASDRDGTMNIWSMKPDGGDMQQHTRHVGWDVKEPSCDGTHIVYQLGADIRALDLANGADALIAIGLTSDFDQQRERWVTSPMDYLTAAHISPDGDRVALTARGEVFVAPVGPGRLMTITRDKSARHRDARFLPDGDRVLTLSDESGEVEFWTYPANGLGESKQLTSGAEILRWEGVPSPDGKYLAHHDKKQRLWLYEFETGQDKVIDEITDSFWDAFTGLTWSADSRYLAYSALAPNTFQQVKIYDVTGAAVHDVTSDRYDSYSPAWSKDGKCLYFLSDRTFRSWTGSPWGPRSPQPYFPETTKIYYLALGLDQRSPFAPDNELIKEEKKQEEAEKKQKKQQEKEQKKEEQEQPAPTEQPDEVVDPPARQDETAEPPAESPQEPAEEDNADEKEEEEPFTIVWDGLAERLYEAPVAAANMSGLFIAGERLYWFERPPGPDQQPEMKTMSITNKSPKPETFASGVSMGELSKDGKKILLRKGSTLYVVDAGASAALKSENEVNLSGWALNFDPRIEWRQMFTEAWRLERDYFYDPGMHGVDWQAMREKYLPLVDRVTTRAELSDLLAQMVGEVSALHIFVYGGDLRRGEESIGIATLGARLVRDAQAGGWRVEHIYETDPDEPSSRSPLDEPGVDVVEGDLITMVNGVSLADPGANLASLLRYKAGQQVRLRVVHQDGDATTERDVIVQPIPSQAERNLRYDEWEYTRRQRVQEQGDGEIGYVHLRSMGGGDIGQWTRDFFPVFDRKGLIIDVRHNTGGNIDSWILGQLMRRAWMYWSGRHGETAWNMQYAFHGHMVVLCDESTASDGEAFAEGFRRLGLGKVIGTRTWGGEIWLSSSNALVDTGIATAAEFGVYGPEGEWLIEGRGVEPDIIVDNPPHETFNGADAQLDVAIEHLLQRIAEEPVEVPPQPRKPVKASPDNRRK